In a single window of the Zea mays cultivar B73 chromosome 5, Zm-B73-REFERENCE-NAM-5.0, whole genome shotgun sequence genome:
- the LOC100274544 gene encoding uncharacterized protein LOC100274544 precursor, with amino-acid sequence MAMHRAAALALRRLSAAAAAVAPSPVSLTHLRPVVVAATATNARFVMQPTTAAAALRLRRGYAAGGGAGRKAVIEDEDDDEDELEAMGSDGEFDGDFDDDFDGDFDDEDLDEFEDDSDDGSEREAGP; translated from the coding sequence ATGGCTATGCACCGCGCCGCCGCGCTCGCACTGCGCCGCCTCTCCGCCGCAGCGGCGGCAGTGGCTCCAAGCCCCGTCTCCCTTACCCATCTCCGgccggtggtggtggcggcgaccGCTACCAATGCCAGGTTTGTTATGCAGCCTACGACCGCGGCTGCTGCTTTGCGCCTCCGGCGCGGTTACGCGGCAGGCGGTGGTGCGGGCCGGAAGGCGGTGATCGAGGACGaggatgatgacgaggatgagcTCGAGGCTATGGGCAGCGACGGCGAGTTCGACGGCGACTTCGACGACGACTTCGACGGCGACTTCGACGACGAGGATCTCGATGAATTCGAGGACGACTCTGATGATGGTTCTGAGCGCGAAGCCGGGCCCTAG